From Bacillus sp. Bos-x628, the proteins below share one genomic window:
- a CDS encoding amino acid adenylation domain-containing protein, whose product MLVSRRKGHAVNHMVRINGKRIDIKALERIMMLHFHIEECALIPKKNREGHLSLVLFAQAKDPSLTREDLMTGPLQPHEVPSVLVLLPALPKTESGAVDTEVLLSIDVLDEEEMRKLEERARAIEGVQEAAVLIVSQTEKQTPYHLDDLFSDRHLTQGNEQPAKDQVENMRESAADEKPLALVYGGDVMEKPGTPVTLTEVLIRAAFMSPDHGVTYIKEGGQSVTQTYPELLTAAERVLSGLRAAGLTNGDQVLLQLKDHQDFVTVFWGCILGGIIPTPVSVPPVYDEMNQGVNKLKGVFQLQNEPFIITNEASAEGIASLREQFESESIPILTIETLLACEPDEQHYEPEADEPVLQLLSSGSTGMPKCIRHNHQSILARIISFEQANGFTQKDVSLNWMPLDHVGGIVMFHVHDVYLGCQQISPSIDQFIERPMVWLEWVERYEVTRTWAPNFAFAMMNEYEEEIRRGSWDLSSLTYIMNAAEAVVPKVTRRFMNIMGQHGLSRHVMVPAYGMSETSSAIVQSKEFMRREDNDGQLTVDQTSLTSEIQYVTHDHSNKITFTEVGAPIPSVWIRIVDEHHQVLPEDQVGRLQVKSPTIMMGYYQNEEANQEVFAENGWFHTGDLGFIHEGRLVLTGREKDIIVINGANYLNYEIEAVVEEIDGVEVTFAAAYGIYNPESSNDTLAVFFVSQKETLEDKITIIQQIREAIIRKMGIEPDHIIPVEKEQFPKTESGKIQRAQLGAALKDGVFQDIERALDLASQNEQTLPDWFHKRIWTKENIGPSQAISDHPVLVFEDEKGLYQQVYTQFKQMNQPYVSVKKGHEFLRLSKGLYQMNPRIKGDYVRLIAALEADELNINRILHMWNVTDKEAIVSLDHFKEMHSTNLSILYLYQALRQENKEPIRLAVVTKGGQFVHQTDELHVEKTALVGLLKTIPQEWEGAQVSHIDIEAEEYGLDAERIAAEMSTIHMKPEVAYRKEHRLVPKLERVDMMQAPQTEEFFECGSVYLLTGGLGGIGFELSKHLLPFGLKLVLIGRTRLEEDEEKNAAFSQLTLLGDVIYIQADVTDVSEVEHAIYEAEKHWGHSIRGAIHLAGSGNVSEHFQHAQKYTLAQTSEEDFMKEIGGKAEGAWVLQEVFKHDPTAPLIFFGSVNGFFGGTTFGAYSAANSFLDGLAHTLTFNEGRRAICLNFSMWDNLGLSKGHTAAELTVRKGFQLIGKKQGLSSLCLGVRLHEAHLFIGLDRTNQNIAKQLQPVPMPHFERKLYYTVQTGQTPHLYDISDLTEGDWDTRQVPDIPKKTDGSIDYEALKLLDQKAENRREKRLPETKTEQLLATIWEDILKVDRVYAEDQFFDLGGHSLKATQTISRINHECSIKAPLKILFESRNLAHLAQMVDELKGTPAVKEAMIPKLEKQTSYELSHAQQRIWFLSTLEKSHHYNILGAWKLTGRLNIQALTKAIGLLTKRHEALRATFQSLGGKPVQLIQENLPPSVTVANFSLFNENTRARRLEQLIQQEANRIYNLERGPLAQWTIVVMGKEEYYLLCGQHHIISDAWSLSLMIQELEVVYKALLAEREPQLPALDIEWTDYIHWQNEQLKNNQNDRAYWLEALQGELPILELPFDRPRPPVQTFHGATEQMVLDETLVRRLQALSKQQGTTLFMTMLSAYYVLLHKLSGQTDVIVGSPIAGREIEQTEPLVGMFVNTLALRQDVSKTSTFADLLNKVKEMTLKAFEHQHYPFDKLVDELAIDRELSRSPIFQVAMGYVTDSLDVNLKGLASESVMVNHTVSKFDLTLHLFEQADKLSIHVEYNTDLFDQETIHRYMTYYLHILDGMTNQPERTFADFCLMDQAEQNAMVVEKNQTETPYPKRTLQELFEEQVNRGPQRIALSYLEETMTYQTLNEKATKLAGYLQSQGIGPGALVPMLFDRSFEMVVAVLGIIKSGAAYVPMSPDYPDARIRLIISDTKSHVILTQSHLASRLAGLASSIIVMDEPLPEEDAVYKKEKSVVGEHQLAYVNYTSGSTGTPKGVMLPHGGVVRLVKETNYIELGPEDKMLQLSNYAFDAFTFELWGMLLNGGQLILIPKYAALNMDELTQLIKTHQVTANCLPTALFNRLVEHDPKSVAGYRTLLVGGEAMSSEHARKALPHMKGVLINAYGPTENTTLATTHQVTHLPDDARSIPIGVPVANSTVVILDEYLMPVPVGIKGEIYIGGAGLAKGYLHDPDRTKERFIDNPFPALKGDKLYQSGDLGKWRSDGSIEYIGRTDNLVKIRGYRIECGEIETALLKHPQVKECTVIAKAYGSSKRLAAYLVTDGEKPVPGWKAFLQESLPNYMIPSYFVELDSIPVTTNGKVDQKALPEPTERVSSFHEDDKPATELEQRIVTAFQEVLGVKQLGANDSFFDLGGDSIMSIQAVAKLKEKGISVDPKWVFMHPAPAQLAAYINTLPEQGESVERQPKDYVIELKKGDPAEPSIFFAPPAGGTVMGYIDVAKLMTHQGAVYALQSPGLYEDEEPQFLHYSELVSIFIEAIEAFYRPGIDYLAGHSMGGHLAYGMSQRLSHAGKMPKGLIILDTVPVLRDEADQALHADMSEEEVKMLALVLGMGNLVGIKPEVLQGLSFQEVKQKILKEAEKDEVVHQFMNDQYLDKYLQMQTHNTIMSQAIELEKEPFTVPFYIVQSSEHATDFQKKFADWEAYTKGSCSYYHIKGDHVTMMKRPQADELAQILQTIIKG is encoded by the coding sequence ATGTTAGTCAGTAGACGAAAAGGTCATGCAGTAAATCATATGGTGAGAATCAACGGAAAACGAATCGATATCAAAGCATTAGAAAGAATCATGATGCTCCATTTTCATATAGAAGAATGTGCCTTGATTCCGAAAAAAAATAGGGAGGGTCATCTATCGCTTGTGCTGTTTGCGCAGGCAAAAGACCCTTCGCTGACAAGAGAAGATTTAATGACAGGCCCTCTTCAGCCTCACGAAGTGCCGTCGGTTCTCGTCTTATTACCTGCATTGCCAAAAACAGAAAGCGGTGCAGTCGATACAGAGGTGTTGCTCTCAATAGATGTGCTAGACGAAGAGGAAATGAGAAAGCTAGAGGAACGCGCCAGGGCCATCGAAGGTGTACAGGAGGCCGCTGTTTTGATCGTGAGTCAGACGGAAAAACAAACGCCATATCATCTAGACGATTTGTTTTCTGATAGGCATCTTACCCAAGGAAACGAACAGCCTGCAAAGGATCAAGTCGAAAACATGAGAGAATCAGCCGCTGATGAAAAACCGCTAGCACTTGTATACGGTGGCGATGTCATGGAAAAACCGGGTACACCTGTCACGCTGACAGAGGTGCTCATTAGGGCAGCATTTATGTCACCTGATCACGGAGTGACTTATATCAAAGAAGGAGGACAATCTGTTACCCAAACTTATCCTGAACTACTTACAGCCGCTGAACGTGTCCTGTCAGGGTTAAGGGCAGCAGGGCTGACAAATGGTGATCAAGTCTTACTTCAATTGAAAGACCATCAAGATTTTGTGACTGTGTTTTGGGGCTGTATTCTCGGGGGAATCATTCCGACACCTGTCTCTGTACCGCCTGTTTATGATGAAATGAATCAAGGGGTGAATAAGCTGAAGGGTGTGTTTCAGCTACAAAATGAACCTTTTATCATTACAAATGAAGCGAGTGCGGAGGGTATCGCCAGCCTGAGAGAGCAATTTGAATCGGAATCAATACCTATTTTAACGATTGAAACATTACTTGCTTGTGAACCGGATGAACAGCATTATGAACCTGAGGCAGATGAACCTGTGCTTCAACTGTTGTCTTCTGGAAGTACAGGTATGCCAAAATGTATCCGTCACAATCATCAAAGTATTTTAGCCAGAATCATCTCGTTTGAACAGGCAAATGGCTTTACGCAAAAGGATGTGTCACTCAACTGGATGCCGCTTGATCATGTAGGGGGCATTGTGATGTTTCATGTGCATGACGTCTATCTCGGCTGCCAGCAGATTAGTCCCTCCATTGATCAGTTTATCGAACGGCCAATGGTGTGGCTCGAGTGGGTGGAGAGATATGAAGTGACAAGAACATGGGCCCCAAACTTTGCCTTTGCCATGATGAATGAATATGAGGAAGAGATTCGCCGAGGAAGCTGGGATCTTTCTTCCCTCACATATATTATGAATGCCGCTGAAGCTGTTGTTCCAAAGGTTACGCGGCGATTCATGAACATCATGGGTCAACATGGATTGAGCCGTCATGTGATGGTGCCAGCTTACGGTATGTCAGAAACATCATCAGCTATCGTACAGTCGAAAGAATTTATGCGGCGTGAGGATAATGATGGACAGCTCACCGTTGATCAAACATCTTTAACTAGTGAGATTCAATATGTCACGCACGATCACTCCAACAAGATCACCTTTACAGAGGTAGGTGCACCGATTCCTTCAGTATGGATTCGGATAGTGGATGAGCATCATCAGGTGCTTCCAGAGGATCAAGTAGGGCGTTTGCAGGTGAAAAGTCCGACGATTATGATGGGCTACTATCAAAATGAGGAAGCCAATCAAGAGGTATTTGCAGAAAACGGCTGGTTTCACACGGGAGATTTAGGATTTATCCATGAAGGTCGTCTTGTGCTGACAGGAAGAGAGAAAGATATCATCGTCATTAACGGGGCCAACTATTTGAATTATGAAATTGAAGCCGTTGTGGAAGAGATTGATGGGGTCGAGGTGACCTTTGCCGCTGCATATGGTATTTACAATCCAGAATCAAGCAATGATACACTCGCCGTCTTTTTTGTCTCACAAAAGGAAACGTTAGAGGACAAGATCACGATCATCCAGCAGATCAGAGAGGCAATTATTCGGAAAATGGGGATAGAACCTGATCACATCATTCCAGTTGAAAAAGAACAATTTCCTAAAACAGAGAGCGGGAAAATTCAACGTGCCCAGCTTGGTGCGGCGCTCAAAGACGGTGTATTTCAAGACATTGAACGTGCACTTGATCTCGCTTCCCAAAATGAACAGACATTGCCGGATTGGTTTCATAAACGCATATGGACGAAGGAAAACATCGGGCCGTCTCAGGCAATTTCAGATCATCCAGTGCTCGTATTCGAGGATGAAAAAGGACTTTACCAACAGGTGTATACACAATTTAAACAAATGAATCAGCCGTATGTTTCTGTGAAAAAGGGACACGAATTTTTACGCTTATCAAAAGGATTGTATCAGATGAACCCGAGAATCAAGGGAGATTATGTAAGGCTCATTGCAGCTCTAGAAGCAGATGAGCTGAATATCAACCGAATTCTTCATATGTGGAACGTGACAGACAAGGAAGCCATTGTTAGCCTAGACCATTTCAAAGAGATGCACAGCACAAATCTATCCATTTTGTATTTATATCAAGCCCTTAGACAAGAAAACAAAGAACCTATACGTCTCGCTGTTGTGACAAAGGGTGGTCAATTTGTACATCAAACAGATGAGCTTCATGTAGAAAAAACAGCGCTTGTCGGTCTTTTGAAAACCATCCCGCAGGAATGGGAAGGGGCGCAAGTTTCTCATATTGATATTGAAGCGGAGGAGTATGGTCTAGATGCGGAGCGAATTGCAGCAGAGATGTCCACGATTCACATGAAGCCAGAGGTTGCTTATAGAAAGGAGCATCGACTCGTGCCAAAGCTAGAAAGAGTCGATATGATGCAAGCTCCTCAAACAGAGGAATTCTTTGAGTGTGGCAGTGTGTACTTGCTCACAGGCGGACTTGGCGGCATTGGATTTGAATTGTCCAAACATCTCCTTCCATTTGGACTAAAGCTTGTCTTGATTGGTCGGACTCGGCTTGAAGAAGACGAGGAAAAGAATGCGGCTTTCTCTCAGCTTACATTACTTGGAGACGTCATATATATTCAAGCAGATGTGACTGATGTATCCGAAGTAGAGCATGCCATTTATGAGGCAGAGAAACATTGGGGACATTCCATTCGCGGCGCGATTCATTTAGCCGGGTCAGGCAATGTGTCGGAGCATTTTCAGCACGCTCAAAAGTATACACTGGCTCAAACATCAGAAGAAGATTTCATGAAAGAAATAGGAGGGAAAGCGGAGGGTGCTTGGGTATTACAGGAAGTATTCAAGCACGATCCGACAGCCCCACTTATCTTTTTCGGATCAGTAAATGGTTTTTTTGGTGGTACAACATTTGGGGCATACTCTGCGGCAAACAGCTTTTTAGACGGGTTGGCACATACGCTTACCTTCAATGAAGGAAGAAGAGCGATTTGTTTGAATTTCAGCATGTGGGATAACCTTGGTCTGTCCAAGGGACATACTGCTGCTGAGCTAACAGTTCGAAAGGGCTTTCAACTAATAGGGAAAAAACAAGGCTTATCTTCATTATGTCTAGGTGTTCGGCTGCATGAAGCCCATCTATTTATCGGTCTAGATCGCACCAATCAAAATATAGCCAAACAGCTTCAACCCGTTCCGATGCCTCATTTTGAAAGAAAGCTATATTATACGGTGCAAACCGGTCAAACGCCTCATCTCTATGACATATCAGACCTAACAGAGGGTGACTGGGATACTAGACAAGTGCCAGATATACCGAAAAAAACAGATGGGTCCATTGATTATGAAGCTTTAAAGCTACTCGATCAAAAGGCAGAAAACCGGCGTGAAAAACGATTGCCTGAAACGAAAACAGAGCAGCTTCTTGCGACCATTTGGGAGGACATATTAAAAGTAGATCGTGTGTATGCAGAGGATCAATTTTTCGATCTTGGTGGTCATTCCTTAAAGGCCACACAAACGATCTCTCGCATCAACCATGAATGTTCAATTAAAGCGCCATTAAAGATTTTGTTTGAAAGCAGGAATTTGGCTCATTTGGCGCAAATGGTAGACGAACTTAAAGGTACACCAGCTGTCAAAGAAGCTATGATTCCGAAGCTGGAAAAGCAAACAAGCTATGAACTGTCACATGCCCAGCAGCGTATCTGGTTCCTGTCTACACTAGAAAAAAGCCATCATTATAATATATTAGGCGCTTGGAAGCTGACGGGGCGTTTGAACATTCAAGCACTTACGAAGGCGATTGGTCTTTTAACCAAACGACATGAGGCTTTGCGGGCAACGTTTCAGTCGCTAGGCGGCAAGCCCGTTCAACTCATTCAAGAAAACCTTCCGCCATCTGTGACAGTGGCAAATTTCTCATTATTTAATGAAAACACAAGAGCGAGAAGGCTTGAACAGCTCATTCAGCAGGAAGCCAATCGCATCTATAATTTAGAGAGAGGACCGCTTGCGCAATGGACCATTGTAGTTATGGGCAAAGAGGAATATTACCTGCTTTGCGGCCAGCATCATATTATTTCTGATGCATGGTCTCTTAGTCTCATGATTCAAGAATTAGAAGTTGTCTATAAAGCACTGTTGGCAGAAAGAGAGCCTCAGCTACCGGCGCTTGACATTGAATGGACAGATTACATTCACTGGCAAAATGAACAATTAAAGAACAATCAGAATGACCGAGCATACTGGCTTGAAGCCTTGCAGGGGGAGTTGCCAATTTTAGAGCTTCCATTTGACCGCCCTCGTCCGCCGGTTCAAACATTTCATGGGGCTACAGAACAAATGGTGCTTGATGAAACGCTTGTTCGCCGCTTGCAGGCATTATCAAAGCAACAGGGAACGACACTGTTCATGACCATGCTGTCAGCCTATTATGTGCTGCTTCACAAGCTGTCAGGACAAACGGATGTGATCGTTGGTTCTCCAATAGCAGGACGAGAGATTGAACAGACAGAGCCACTGGTTGGCATGTTTGTGAATACACTAGCACTTAGACAAGATGTATCAAAAACATCCACATTTGCAGACTTATTGAATAAGGTGAAAGAGATGACCTTAAAAGCCTTTGAGCATCAGCATTACCCTTTTGACAAGCTTGTGGATGAACTCGCCATTGATAGAGAATTAAGTCGTTCACCTATCTTCCAAGTCGCCATGGGATATGTGACTGACTCGTTAGATGTGAACTTAAAAGGGCTTGCATCAGAAAGTGTCATGGTCAACCATACAGTATCAAAATTTGATCTCACCCTGCATTTATTTGAACAGGCAGACAAGCTGTCCATTCATGTGGAATATAACACGGATTTATTTGATCAAGAGACGATTCATCGTTATATGACATATTATCTGCACATCTTAGATGGAATGACGAATCAGCCTGAACGAACCTTTGCCGATTTTTGCTTAATGGATCAGGCAGAACAGAACGCCATGGTTGTAGAAAAAAACCAAACAGAAACGCCTTATCCAAAACGTACACTTCAAGAGCTTTTTGAAGAACAGGTCAATCGGGGTCCGCAGCGGATTGCCTTGTCATATTTAGAAGAGACAATGACATATCAAACTTTGAATGAGAAGGCAACAAAGCTTGCTGGGTATTTGCAATCACAAGGGATTGGACCGGGGGCGCTTGTGCCCATGCTCTTTGATCGTTCATTTGAAATGGTTGTCGCTGTTCTTGGCATTATCAAGTCTGGAGCTGCATACGTTCCGATGTCACCTGATTATCCAGATGCGCGTATTCGTCTCATCATCAGTGATACGAAAAGTCATGTGATCTTAACCCAGTCCCATCTCGCCAGTCGTCTGGCTGGTCTTGCCAGCTCCATCATTGTAATGGACGAGCCTTTACCAGAAGAGGATGCAGTGTACAAAAAAGAGAAATCAGTGGTAGGGGAACATCAACTGGCTTATGTCAACTACACGTCAGGGTCTACAGGCACGCCAAAAGGCGTCATGCTTCCGCATGGAGGGGTGGTCCGTTTAGTCAAAGAGACCAACTATATAGAACTGGGTCCAGAGGATAAAATGCTTCAACTATCAAACTATGCATTTGATGCCTTTACATTTGAATTATGGGGAATGTTGCTAAATGGCGGTCAGCTGATTTTGATCCCAAAATATGCAGCACTGAATATGGATGAATTAACGCAGTTGATCAAAACGCATCAAGTGACAGCCAACTGTCTGCCAACCGCATTATTTAATCGTCTTGTGGAGCATGACCCAAAAAGTGTGGCAGGCTATCGCACATTACTTGTTGGCGGAGAAGCCATGTCGAGTGAGCATGCCCGAAAGGCATTGCCGCATATGAAAGGTGTCCTCATCAATGCATACGGTCCAACAGAGAATACCACATTAGCGACGACTCATCAGGTGACACATCTGCCAGATGATGCGAGATCCATTCCGATTGGTGTCCCAGTGGCAAACTCAACTGTCGTGATACTAGATGAATACCTAATGCCAGTCCCAGTTGGAATCAAGGGTGAGATTTATATTGGCGGGGCAGGACTTGCAAAAGGATATCTCCATGACCCAGATCGGACGAAGGAACGGTTTATAGACAATCCATTTCCCGCATTAAAAGGAGACAAGCTGTATCAATCAGGTGATCTAGGCAAATGGCGGTCTGATGGCAGCATTGAATATATAGGACGAACAGATAACTTGGTGAAAATTAGAGGCTATCGCATTGAATGTGGGGAAATTGAGACAGCCTTGCTTAAACACCCACAAGTAAAAGAATGTACGGTGATTGCAAAAGCATATGGCAGTTCAAAACGGTTGGCAGCCTATCTTGTCACAGATGGGGAAAAACCTGTCCCTGGCTGGAAAGCTTTCTTACAGGAAAGCCTACCAAACTATATGATTCCAAGTTACTTTGTTGAGCTCGATTCGATTCCGGTGACAACGAACGGAAAAGTAGATCAAAAAGCGCTGCCAGAGCCGACTGAAAGGGTTTCTTCTTTCCATGAAGATGACAAACCGGCAACCGAGCTTGAACAACGCATTGTCACCGCCTTCCAAGAAGTGCTTGGTGTCAAACAGCTAGGCGCAAATGATTCATTCTTTGATTTAGGCGGAGATTCCATCATGAGTATTCAAGCTGTCGCCAAACTAAAAGAAAAAGGGATAAGCGTTGATCCAAAGTGGGTATTCATGCACCCAGCCCCAGCTCAGCTAGCAGCTTATATCAATACATTACCGGAGCAAGGAGAGAGTGTAGAGAGGCAGCCGAAGGACTATGTGATCGAGCTGAAAAAAGGTGATCCAGCCGAACCAAGTATTTTCTTCGCACCGCCTGCTGGGGGGACGGTCATGGGGTATATAGATGTCGCCAAGCTAATGACGCATCAAGGAGCGGTGTACGCACTTCAGTCTCCTGGCTTATATGAGGATGAAGAACCGCAATTCCTTCATTATTCTGAGCTGGTCTCCATCTTCATCGAAGCGATCGAAGCATTCTATCGACCAGGCATAGACTACCTTGCAGGACATTCCATGGGAGGGCATCTTGCATATGGGATGAGCCAGCGGCTATCTCATGCAGGAAAAATGCCGAAAGGGCTGATTATTTTAGATACGGTCCCTGTGCTGAGAGATGAGGCAGATCAAGCACTCCATGCCGATATGAGCGAAGAAGAAGTGAAAATGCTTGCGCTCGTCCTTGGAATGGGGAATCTTGTCGGAATAAAGCCAGAAGTTTTACAAGGGCTAAGCTTCCAAGAAGTGAAGCAGAAAATACTCAAAGAAGCAGAAAAAGATGAAGTGGTTCATCAATTTATGAATGATCAATATTTAGATAAATACTTGCAAATGCAAACACATAATACGATTATGTCACAAGCCATTGAATTAGAAAAAGAACCATTCACTGTGCCGTTTTATATTGTACAAAGCAGTGAGCACGCCACAGATTTCCAGAAGAAGTTTGCCGACTGGGAGGCTTATACGAAAGGGTCGTGCTCGTATTATCACATCAAAGGCGACCATGTCACCATGATGAAAAGACCACAGGCGGATGAACTTGCACAGATTCTTCAAACAATTATAAAGGGGTAA